One Ezakiella massiliensis genomic window, CCTCCTATATATTTTTGGGGCTACAACTTGTAGCCATTTTCTCTTTATTTCATTTAGCTTACAGTTCTTAAGCTAATTATCCAGCATATTTTAAAAGTCTAATTTCTATAATTATACCAAAAATGTTAAATCTTTTCTATCTCTCCCTCTCTCTCTTCACCTATCTCTATCTCTTGTCGGACATGGATTGGACTCATTAAGGACAATGTCCTCTGTTTATTTTATCTGTGAAAAATTCTTCTTTTAATTTTATCCAATAATATCTTTTGTTTGTTGTCATATCTGCTCCTTTCTTGATTTTCGATAATCGAAATTCTTGATTTCCGATTTTCGGAATTCTGGACTTCTGCTTTTCGGAAGTCTTGTTATTGTGGTTATTTAAGGGTGTAACTTTTCGTTACTCCCTTATATTTCTCTGGTCATATCTTTTTTGCTTGGTTTTACTTTTTCTTTTACTTTCCTTTTGACTTTCTCTTTTGTCTTATCCTTGTTCTTGGATAGGTCTTTGTATTTCTTTATTTGTTTTAGGATACTTTCTTTTTCTTTTTTATTTTCTTTGGCTATGACTTGCTTAAAGGCATATTCCATTACTTTTATGTCTTTGGCTTGGAAGAATATTTCATAATTTTTGCTTTCTTTGTTTTTCATTACTGAGAAACTTACTCCAAGTTTATTTAGTTCTTTTTTTAAGTCTTTGAGGTCGCTTTGATCTATGCTTATATTTTCTAGTTGTCCTTTTTTGTAGAGGTCTTTTATTTTCATTTCATCGCCCATAAGGCTTTTTAGGTTGCCATTTGCTTTCTCTAAAGTTTCATTCATCTTTTTTCTTATTTCTTTTTCTAAGTTGATTGATTCTTTTGCTGCCTTTATTGTGTATGTTATTATGGTTTGTGCTGCTTGACCTGCTTCTTTGCTTATTTCTTCGTTTATCATGCTTTTCTCTCCTTTGTTTGAATTAAAAAAAAGGAAGTATAAGCTTTAATTTTTCTATACTTCCCTTTGCTTGTTTTTATTTTATTGTTCTTGGTGGTGGAATGCTTTATTTTGATGTTTTTATATATTTCTTAGGTATTTGTACCTTTTATATTTTTTAATAGCTTAAAATACCTTTCCACCTTTAGTAGTTTATGTGTGTTCTTTTGTCTGATAGATA contains:
- a CDS encoding PcfB family protein, which codes for MINEEISKEAGQAAQTIITYTIKAAKESINLEKEIRKKMNETLEKANGNLKSLMGDEMKIKDLYKKGQLENISIDQSDLKDLKKELNKLGVSFSVMKNKESKNYEIFFQAKDIKVMEYAFKQVIAKENKKEKESILKQIKKYKDLSKNKDKTKEKVKRKVKEKVKPSKKDMTREI